From a region of the Prevotella melaninogenica genome:
- a CDS encoding LysE family translocator — MQFPIQLDILDFIFKGLLIGIIASAPMGPVGILCIQRTLNKGRWYGFITGIGAAISDTIYALIVGLGMSFIMGPLENPTYKLIVQITGSVLLLLFGVYCFKSDPMKKAHQSGKEKGSLFHNGVTAFLVTLSNPMIIFLFIASYAQFAFVQPNRPLEMIIGFTCIPAGALLWWYGLSWLIDKIRGKFDVNGILIINKVIGSVVILFSIIMLVGTVFNLYHLPTIDGLME, encoded by the coding sequence ATGCAATTTCCTATTCAATTAGATATACTGGATTTTATCTTTAAGGGACTGCTTATTGGAATTATAGCATCAGCTCCCATGGGTCCAGTTGGAATATTATGTATACAACGAACCTTGAACAAGGGACGTTGGTATGGTTTTATAACAGGTATTGGAGCCGCTATCAGCGACACTATTTATGCACTTATCGTAGGGTTAGGTATGAGTTTCATTATGGGACCTTTAGAAAACCCTACATATAAGTTGATAGTACAGATTACAGGAAGTGTATTATTATTACTCTTTGGAGTCTATTGCTTCAAGTCAGATCCGATGAAGAAAGCTCATCAGAGTGGTAAGGAGAAGGGCTCTCTCTTCCATAATGGCGTTACAGCCTTCTTGGTAACCCTCTCTAATCCAATGATTATCTTCCTCTTCATTGCAAGTTACGCACAATTCGCTTTCGTACAGCCTAATCGCCCATTAGAGATGATTATCGGCTTTACCTGTATCCCTGCTGGCGCGTTACTTTGGTGGTATGGCTTATCATGGTTGATAGATAAGATTAGAGGAAAGTTTGATGTCAATGGTATTCTTATTATAAATAAGGTTATAGGTTCTGTTGTCATTCTGTTTTCTATCATCATGCTTGTGGGTACAGTATTTAATCTTTATCATCTGCCAACTATTGACGGATTAATGGAATAA
- the rfbD gene encoding dTDP-4-dehydrorhamnose reductase produces MNILVTGANGQLGNEIQLVSKQSKDHYIFTDVCEGYTKLDITNLKDIRKMVQDNKVECIINCAAWTNVDKAETAGEIVESLNATAPENLAKAMKEVGGLLVHVSTDYVFGGDPYNTPCKEDMKGTPTGVYGLTKLYGEEKIQATGVNHIILRTAWLYSEFGHNFVKTMMNLTATKPQLKVVFDQCGTPTYAGDLADAIFDIVENRKYEGNSGIYHFSNEGVCSWYDFTIKIAELAGNTTCDIQPCHSDEFPSPVTRPAYSVLDKTKIKETFGIKIPYWVDSLKKCMKGLQEQDK; encoded by the coding sequence ATGAATATTTTAGTTACTGGAGCTAACGGGCAGCTTGGCAATGAGATACAGCTTGTATCTAAACAGAGTAAAGACCACTATATCTTCACTGACGTATGTGAGGGATATACAAAGTTAGACATTACTAATCTCAAAGACATCCGCAAGATGGTACAAGACAATAAGGTTGAATGTATCATCAACTGCGCTGCGTGGACCAATGTGGACAAAGCAGAGACTGCGGGTGAGATTGTTGAATCACTCAATGCGACTGCACCAGAGAACCTTGCAAAGGCTATGAAAGAGGTGGGTGGCTTGCTTGTTCATGTCAGCACAGACTATGTCTTCGGTGGTGACCCATACAATACTCCTTGCAAAGAGGATATGAAGGGTACTCCTACTGGCGTTTATGGTTTAACAAAACTGTATGGTGAGGAGAAGATTCAAGCTACTGGTGTGAACCATATTATTCTTCGTACCGCATGGCTTTACAGCGAGTTTGGTCATAACTTCGTTAAGACAATGATGAATCTCACAGCTACTAAGCCACAGCTGAAGGTTGTTTTCGACCAGTGCGGAACACCAACCTATGCGGGCGACTTAGCAGACGCCATCTTCGATATCGTTGAGAACCGCAAGTATGAAGGAAATAGTGGCATCTACCACTTCTCTAATGAGGGTGTATGTAGCTGGTATGACTTCACGATTAAGATTGCAGAACTTGCAGGAAACACAACGTGTGATATCCAACCTTGCCACAGCGACGAGTTCCCTTCACCTGTTACACGTCCTGCCTACTCTGTCCTTGATAAGACTAAGATTAAGGAAACCTTTGGCATAAAGATTCCATATTGGGTTGATTCACTGAAGAAGTGCATGAAAGGCTTACAGGAACAAGACAAATAA
- a CDS encoding DUF4924 family protein, with protein MFVAKELRKKSIAEYLLYMWQIEDTIRAYGCSLTRIRKEYIDQFQYTEEQKEEEEDWFGDLVRMMNQEGCREGGHLQINKVLMQDLTELHAQLLQSSKFPFYSAEYYRVLPFIVELRGKTKRTADKMARTNDERLKSVAAQLGKSEIETCFDLLYGVMMLRLQKKEITPETTRALNEITTFIGMLSDYYIKDKTEGLNFGEE; from the coding sequence ATGTTTGTAGCTAAGGAATTAAGAAAGAAGAGTATAGCAGAATATCTGCTTTATATGTGGCAGATAGAAGATACTATCCGTGCTTACGGTTGTTCATTGACACGAATCCGTAAAGAATATATCGACCAGTTCCAATACACCGAAGAACAAAAGGAGGAAGAGGAAGACTGGTTTGGCGACCTTGTACGCATGATGAATCAAGAAGGTTGTCGAGAAGGTGGACACCTACAGATTAACAAGGTGCTCATGCAGGACCTTACAGAGTTGCACGCACAGTTGCTGCAATCATCAAAGTTTCCGTTCTATTCTGCTGAATATTATCGTGTTTTACCATTCATTGTTGAGCTAAGAGGTAAGACAAAACGTACAGCAGACAAGATGGCACGTACAAATGATGAACGCTTAAAGAGTGTTGCCGCGCAGTTAGGAAAGAGTGAGATTGAAACTTGTTTCGACCTTCTTTATGGAGTGATGATGCTTCGTCTGCAGAAGAAAGAGATTACCCCCGAGACAACTCGTGCGCTTAACGAGATAACAACCTTCATTGGTATGTTGTCAGACTACTATATTAAGGATAAGACTGAAGGCTTAAACTTCGGCGAAGAATAA